One genomic segment of Micromonospora sp. WMMC415 includes these proteins:
- a CDS encoding MerR family transcriptional regulator, whose translation MELLTIGSFARAAGLTPKALRLYDETGLLPPAAVDPESGYRLYSPDQLERARLIATLRRIGMPLAEIRRVCELPAAGAADAVRAWWRHVTADTVARSRVATHLVDLLSGRDTTMSDANQALGFRFAVRCETGTARDSNEDAAYASERLLAVADGMRGPGGAAASAAAIDALTSLEAADGPAAALLPVLADAVADADRTVRRAAVDDHQPVTTLTALLRSGGQLALVHVGDTRAYVLRSGELSQLTRDHTYVQSLVDRGALAADEAATHPRRALLVRALGAGGTPVEADLALRTVVVGDRYLLCSDGLCAVVDRADLAATLGAAAGPEEVVDRLVELAYEHGAPDNVACVVADVVTA comes from the coding sequence GTGGAGCTGCTGACCATCGGATCGTTCGCCCGGGCGGCGGGTCTGACGCCGAAGGCGTTGCGCCTGTACGACGAGACGGGACTGCTCCCGCCCGCCGCGGTCGACCCGGAGTCCGGTTACCGGCTCTACAGCCCGGACCAACTGGAGCGGGCCCGGCTGATCGCCACGCTGCGCCGCATCGGCATGCCGCTGGCGGAGATCCGTCGGGTGTGCGAGCTGCCGGCCGCCGGGGCGGCCGACGCGGTGCGCGCCTGGTGGCGGCACGTCACGGCGGACACCGTGGCCCGCAGCCGGGTCGCCACCCACCTCGTGGACCTCCTCTCCGGAAGGGACACGACCATGTCCGATGCGAACCAGGCCCTCGGCTTCCGCTTCGCCGTCCGCTGCGAGACCGGAACGGCGCGGGACAGCAACGAGGACGCCGCGTACGCCAGCGAGCGCCTGCTCGCCGTCGCCGACGGCATGCGGGGACCCGGCGGCGCCGCCGCCAGCGCCGCCGCCATCGACGCCCTCACGTCGCTGGAGGCGGCCGACGGTCCCGCCGCCGCGCTGCTCCCCGTGCTGGCCGACGCGGTCGCCGACGCCGACCGCACCGTCCGCCGGGCGGCGGTCGACGACCACCAGCCGGTCACGACCCTGACGGCGCTGCTGCGGTCCGGCGGTCAGCTCGCGCTCGTGCACGTCGGCGACACCCGGGCGTACGTGCTGCGGAGCGGGGAGCTGTCCCAGCTGACCCGGGACCACACGTATGTGCAGTCGCTGGTCGACCGGGGCGCGCTCGCCGCCGACGAGGCCGCCACCCACCCGCGGCGGGCCCTGCTGGTCCGGGCGCTCGGCGCCGGCGGCACCCCGGTGGAGGCCGACCTGGCCTTGCGTACGGTGGTCGTCGGCGACCGCTACCTGCTCTGCTCGGACGGGCTCTGCGCCGTCGTCGACCGCGCCGACCTGGCCGCCACGCTCGGCGCGGCCGCCGGTCCGGAGGAGGTCGTGGACCGGCTCGTCGAGCTGGCGTACGAGCACGGCGCACCCGACAACGTCGCCTGCGTCGTCGCCGACGTCGTCACGGCCTGA
- a CDS encoding alpha/beta fold hydrolase — protein MPAARPDRGVPRGRGRVRSIAGGMAGDVRAVVRDVPETDVVVIGAGQAGLSSAYHLRASGLDFVVLDANPAPGGAWQHRWPTLRMETVHGIFDLPGLHFTPPAPEEQAADAVPAYFASFEQEFGLDVRRPVAVTAVRNGDDGRLLVESDQGTWATRALINATGTWTRPFVPRYPGQETFRGRQLHTVDYRAPEEFAGKRVVVVGGGASAAQLLVEIADVATATTWVTRRPPVFRDSAEYTEEYRLGVIAKVEARVRAGLPPGSVASVIDLPWTPQMARARDRGVLVRRPMFDRITPDGVEWRDGARVDADVIFWCTGWRPALDHLAPLRLRGRGGGIVMDGTRVVADPRIHLVGYGPSASTVGANRAGRAAVRELRALLARHPPRRPADPVTGGAQPPCGRGPRPAFHPRRVGNQPRRVQAGRCAYAPPPRRKGADVVSDQQPTVVLVHGAFADSASWNGVIERLGAGYSAVAAANPLRGLAGDAAYVRDVMRGIGGPVVLVGHSYGGMVVTAAATDDPSVRALVYVNAFCPDSGESALTLSQKFPGSTLADTLVSYPVSTGGNEVAIGQDAYHQQFAADVPGDLAAVMARTQRPVTEQALGEDLSAASPAWRSLPSWFIFGDADRNIPVAAHRFMADRAGPRGSREISGASHAIGVSQPAEVAETIIEAVRGTGG, from the coding sequence ATGCCCGCGGCTCGCCCTGACCGGGGTGTTCCGCGCGGTCGAGGACGTGTGAGATCCATCGCCGGAGGGATGGCGGGTGACGTCCGCGCTGTTGTCCGGGATGTGCCAGAGACGGATGTCGTGGTGATCGGAGCGGGGCAGGCGGGCCTGTCCAGCGCGTACCACCTGCGCGCTTCCGGCCTCGACTTCGTGGTCCTGGACGCCAACCCGGCGCCCGGCGGGGCCTGGCAGCACCGGTGGCCGACGCTCCGGATGGAGACGGTGCACGGGATCTTCGACCTGCCCGGCCTGCACTTCACGCCTCCGGCGCCCGAGGAGCAGGCCGCCGACGCGGTGCCCGCCTACTTCGCCTCCTTCGAGCAGGAGTTCGGGCTCGACGTACGCCGGCCGGTCGCCGTCACGGCCGTCCGCAACGGCGACGACGGGCGGCTGCTGGTGGAGTCCGACCAGGGCACCTGGGCCACCCGGGCGTTGATCAACGCCACCGGCACCTGGACCAGGCCGTTCGTACCGCGATATCCCGGGCAGGAGACGTTCCGCGGCCGGCAGTTGCACACCGTCGACTACCGCGCGCCGGAGGAGTTCGCCGGGAAACGCGTGGTGGTGGTCGGTGGCGGCGCGTCCGCCGCGCAGCTCCTCGTGGAGATCGCCGACGTCGCGACGGCGACGACCTGGGTGACCCGCCGACCGCCGGTGTTCCGTGACTCCGCGGAGTACACGGAGGAGTACCGGCTCGGCGTCATCGCCAAGGTGGAGGCGCGGGTGCGCGCCGGCCTGCCGCCGGGAAGCGTGGCCAGCGTCATCGACCTGCCGTGGACGCCGCAGATGGCGCGCGCCCGCGACCGCGGTGTCCTCGTACGCCGGCCGATGTTCGACCGGATCACCCCCGACGGCGTGGAGTGGCGCGACGGCGCGCGGGTGGACGCCGACGTGATCTTCTGGTGCACCGGCTGGCGGCCGGCGCTGGACCACCTGGCGCCGCTGCGGCTGCGCGGGCGCGGCGGCGGCATCGTCATGGACGGCACCCGGGTGGTCGCCGACCCGCGCATCCACCTGGTCGGCTACGGGCCGTCCGCGAGCACGGTCGGCGCGAACCGCGCCGGGCGCGCCGCGGTACGCGAGCTGCGGGCGCTCCTGGCGCGGCACCCGCCGCGTCGACCCGCTGACCCCGTCACCGGGGGGGCGCAGCCGCCCTGTGGTCGAGGGCCACGCCCTGCGTTTCACCCTCGACGGGTGGGTAATCAGCCGCGCCGGGTGCAGGCCGGGCGGTGTGCGTACGCGCCACCGCCCCGACGCAAGGGAGCGGACGTCGTGTCAGATCAGCAGCCCACGGTCGTCCTCGTCCACGGCGCGTTCGCCGACTCGGCGAGCTGGAACGGCGTGATCGAGCGGCTCGGTGCCGGATACTCGGCGGTCGCCGCCGCCAACCCGCTGCGCGGCCTGGCGGGGGACGCCGCGTACGTGCGGGACGTGATGCGGGGGATCGGCGGGCCGGTCGTGCTGGTCGGCCACTCGTACGGCGGCATGGTGGTCACGGCCGCCGCAACGGACGACCCGTCGGTGCGTGCCCTGGTCTACGTCAACGCGTTCTGCCCCGACAGCGGCGAGTCGGCGCTGACGCTGTCCCAGAAGTTCCCCGGCAGCACGCTCGCCGACACCCTGGTGTCCTATCCGGTGTCCACCGGCGGCAACGAGGTGGCGATCGGGCAGGACGCCTACCACCAGCAGTTCGCCGCGGACGTGCCCGGCGACCTGGCGGCGGTGATGGCCCGGACCCAACGGCCGGTGACGGAGCAGGCGCTCGGCGAGGACCTGAGCGCGGCCAGCCCGGCCTGGCGCTCCCTGCCCTCCTGGTTCATCTTCGGCGACGCCGACCGGAACATCCCGGTCGCCGCACACCGGTTCATGGCGGATCGGGCCGGCCCCCGGGGCTCCCGGGAGATCTCCGGCGCCTCGCACGCGATCGGGGTGTCCCAGCCCGCCGAGGTCGCCGAGACGATCATCGAGGCGGTCCGCGGGACGGGCGGCTGA
- a CDS encoding ribonuclease, whose product MTAPGQSHSQQEQALERGEVYEDAEGRRTVDPAAGAAHADSEADRNAEHLQRGEVGPGVPEE is encoded by the coding sequence GTGACAGCACCGGGACAGAGCCATTCGCAGCAGGAACAGGCCCTTGAGCGCGGCGAGGTCTACGAGGACGCCGAGGGACGCCGCACCGTGGACCCGGCCGCCGGGGCTGCGCACGCCGACAGCGAAGCCGACCGCAACGCCGAGCACCTCCAGCGTGGCGAGGTCGGTCCGGGCGTCCCCGAGGAGTAG
- a CDS encoding DUF305 domain-containing protein: MRRGTRIGAALLLAVVVPLSTAACGTARDEPAPPAPAPVAVQAGNTHNDADVMYLQMMVAHHGQGLQLVRLAKTRAQREEIKTLAAAVEATQGDEVTMMKSWLDTWSKPTTVDHDPGSHAAHGGLPATGAEQIAALEKAAGADFDRQFLNLFVGHQHNAVEMSQREAKEGANPETKEFARRVQESRIDQIAQMLAFLNG; this comes from the coding sequence ATGAGGCGCGGCACCAGGATCGGTGCGGCCCTGCTGCTGGCCGTCGTGGTGCCGCTGTCGACGGCCGCCTGCGGCACCGCGCGCGACGAGCCGGCGCCGCCGGCGCCGGCCCCCGTGGCCGTGCAGGCCGGCAACACCCACAACGACGCCGACGTCATGTACCTGCAGATGATGGTCGCCCACCACGGGCAGGGCCTGCAGCTCGTCCGGCTGGCCAAGACGCGGGCGCAGCGGGAGGAGATCAAGACCCTCGCCGCGGCCGTCGAGGCCACCCAGGGCGACGAGGTGACGATGATGAAGTCGTGGCTGGACACCTGGTCCAAGCCCACGACGGTCGACCACGACCCGGGCTCGCACGCCGCGCACGGTGGGTTGCCGGCCACGGGGGCCGAGCAGATCGCCGCGCTGGAGAAGGCGGCCGGGGCCGACTTCGACCGGCAGTTCCTCAACCTCTTCGTCGGCCACCAGCACAACGCGGTGGAGATGTCCCAGCGGGAGGCGAAGGAGGGGGCGAACCCCGAGACCAAGGAGTTCGCCCGCCGGGTCCAGGAGTCCCGCATCGACCAGATCGCACAGATGCTGGCGTTCCTCAACGGCTGA
- a CDS encoding lytic polysaccharide monooxygenase, whose amino-acid sequence MATRKIIAYPLAAVAAAAGSTLAFQSPASAHGYVSSPPSRQALCAQRAVPDCGPIQFEPQSVEGPKGLKRCDGGLSQFAVLNDDSRNWPARAVGDTVSFSWTLTARHRTSTWEYFIGDTRVAVFDDGNRQPEAVVTHQVDLSRFPGRQTVLAVWNIGDTPMAFYNCIDLNIGGGGGTPPAQTPAPTPTGTPTQAPTGQPTQTATATAPANPGQTGAPTGAAWAAGTAYRIGDEVTFDGKRYRCRQPHTAIRSWEPSPFTLALWLPA is encoded by the coding sequence ATGGCCACTCGCAAGATCATCGCCTATCCCCTCGCGGCGGTCGCGGCCGCCGCCGGCTCGACGCTGGCGTTCCAGTCGCCCGCCTCGGCGCACGGGTACGTCTCCTCGCCGCCCAGCCGGCAGGCGCTGTGCGCGCAGCGCGCCGTACCGGACTGCGGCCCGATCCAGTTCGAGCCGCAGAGCGTGGAGGGGCCGAAGGGGCTCAAACGCTGCGACGGCGGGCTCTCCCAGTTCGCCGTGCTGAACGACGACAGCCGCAACTGGCCCGCCCGCGCGGTGGGCGACACCGTCAGCTTCAGCTGGACGTTGACCGCCCGGCACCGCACCAGCACCTGGGAGTACTTCATCGGCGACACCCGGGTCGCCGTGTTCGACGACGGCAACCGGCAGCCCGAGGCGGTCGTCACCCACCAGGTCGACCTGAGCAGGTTCCCGGGCCGGCAGACGGTCCTGGCGGTCTGGAACATCGGGGACACCCCGATGGCCTTCTACAACTGCATCGACCTCAACATCGGCGGCGGAGGCGGCACCCCGCCGGCCCAGACGCCGGCCCCCACCCCCACCGGCACCCCGACGCAGGCCCCGACCGGCCAGCCCACGCAGACCGCGACGGCAACCGCGCCGGCGAACCCGGGCCAGACCGGTGCGCCGACCGGTGCCGCCTGGGCGGCGGGTACCGCGTACCGGATCGGCGACGAGGTCACGTTCGACGGGAAGCGCTACCGCTGCCGGCAGCCCCACACCGCGATCCGCAGCTGGGAGCCGTCGCCGTTCACCCTCGCCCTCTGGCTGCCGGCATGA
- a CDS encoding HAMP domain-containing sensor histidine kinase, which translates to MRWALNRLALAITSMVALAFLVPLAVVTRQLAHDRAIGDARQQAAAMVAALAVDADPQLLTRAVVSTAAGNEGRLAVHLPDVAPVGVVHATAADVTLAAGYRRPVTADAGGGLAYLLPTVIGDGRTAVIEVYVPREDMERGVWRSWLALAVLAVVLVGGSTLVADRLGSRIVRATGRLAGAARQLGTGDLTARVTPDGPPELRDAAQAFNGLAQDMRRLIDAERELAADLSHRLRTPLTALRLDAEAMPPGPIGERMRQACDLLDEELEAIITGARRSVGERGAESADLVEVLADRLAFWSVLAEDQRRPWSVVGGDRPVLLPLSRGDLILAVDALLGNVFAHTPEGSAFRVTVSPEGLVVDDAGAGIADPAAAVRRGASGAGSTGLGLDIVQRVATAAGGRLDIGRGPLGGARVALVLAGDAAPASPAGPAERRRRADRG; encoded by the coding sequence ATGAGGTGGGCACTCAACCGGCTGGCGCTGGCCATCACGTCGATGGTGGCGCTGGCCTTCCTGGTGCCGCTCGCGGTGGTGACCCGCCAGCTCGCGCACGACCGGGCCATCGGCGACGCCCGTCAGCAGGCGGCAGCGATGGTGGCGGCGCTCGCCGTCGACGCGGACCCGCAGCTGCTGACGCGTGCCGTGGTGAGCACCGCCGCCGGCAACGAGGGACGGCTCGCCGTGCACCTGCCCGACGTGGCCCCGGTCGGGGTGGTGCACGCCACCGCCGCCGACGTGACGCTCGCCGCCGGGTACCGGCGCCCGGTCACCGCGGACGCCGGCGGCGGGCTGGCGTACCTGCTGCCCACGGTGATCGGCGACGGCCGGACCGCGGTGATCGAGGTGTACGTGCCCCGCGAGGACATGGAGCGCGGGGTGTGGCGGTCCTGGCTGGCCCTCGCGGTCCTCGCCGTCGTCCTGGTCGGCGGCTCCACGCTCGTCGCCGATCGGCTGGGCAGCCGCATCGTGCGGGCCACCGGCCGGCTCGCCGGCGCCGCGCGGCAGCTCGGCACCGGCGACCTGACCGCCCGGGTCACCCCGGACGGCCCGCCGGAGCTGCGCGACGCCGCGCAGGCGTTCAACGGGCTGGCCCAGGACATGCGGCGGCTGATCGACGCCGAGCGGGAGTTGGCCGCCGACCTGTCGCACCGGTTGCGTACGCCGCTGACGGCCCTGCGCCTCGACGCCGAGGCGATGCCGCCCGGGCCGATCGGGGAGCGGATGCGGCAGGCCTGCGACCTGCTCGACGAGGAGTTGGAGGCGATCATCACGGGGGCCCGGCGCAGCGTGGGCGAGCGCGGCGCCGAGAGCGCCGACCTGGTCGAGGTGCTGGCCGACCGGCTGGCGTTCTGGTCGGTGCTCGCCGAGGACCAGCGGCGCCCCTGGTCGGTGGTCGGCGGCGACCGGCCGGTGCTGCTGCCGCTGTCGCGCGGCGACCTGATCCTGGCGGTGGACGCCCTGCTCGGCAACGTGTTCGCGCACACGCCGGAGGGGTCGGCGTTCCGGGTCACCGTCTCGCCGGAGGGGCTCGTCGTCGACGACGCCGGCGCCGGCATCGCCGACCCCGCCGCGGCCGTCCGGCGCGGCGCGAGCGGAGCCGGCTCGACGGGGCTCGGCCTGGACATCGTGCAGCGGGTGGCCACCGCCGCTGGTGGCCGGCTCGACATCGGACGCGGACCGCTGGGTGGCGCCCGGGTGGCGTTGGTCCTGGCGGGGGACGCCGCGCCCGCCTCGCCGGCCGGGCCGGCCGAGCGTCGCCGGCGCGCCGATCGCGGCTGA
- a CDS encoding response regulator transcription factor, which yields MALILLVEDDRIITAALSRALTDAGHVVRAVGQAAEALRILTEEQPDLILLDLGLPDIDGTDALRMIRSVSDVPVVVATARRSETDIIHLLNAGADDYVTKPFSGGHILARISAVLRRYRSGVDEEGPGAITVGPLVISRKERRVSLNGEPLKLTRREYDVLTYLAERVGQVVSRRELMTEVWRQARIGEEQTIDVHISWLRRKLGETAAKPRLLHTVRGVGVMMVDPE from the coding sequence ATGGCGCTGATCCTGCTGGTCGAGGACGACCGCATCATCACCGCGGCGTTGTCCCGCGCGCTGACCGACGCGGGTCATGTCGTGCGGGCCGTCGGCCAGGCCGCCGAGGCGTTGCGCATCCTGACCGAGGAGCAGCCCGACCTGATCCTCCTCGACCTCGGGCTGCCCGACATCGACGGTACCGATGCGCTCCGTATGATCCGGTCCGTCTCCGACGTGCCGGTCGTCGTCGCCACCGCGCGCCGGTCGGAGACCGACATCATCCACCTGCTCAACGCGGGCGCCGACGACTACGTCACCAAGCCCTTCTCCGGCGGGCACATCCTGGCCCGCATCTCCGCCGTGCTTCGGCGGTACCGCAGCGGCGTCGACGAGGAGGGGCCCGGCGCCATCACCGTCGGGCCGCTGGTGATCAGCCGGAAGGAGCGGCGGGTCAGCTTGAACGGCGAGCCGCTCAAGCTGACCCGGCGTGAGTACGACGTGCTCACGTACCTGGCCGAGCGGGTCGGGCAGGTGGTGAGCCGGCGGGAGCTGATGACCGAGGTCTGGCGGCAGGCCCGCATCGGCGAGGAACAGACCATCGACGTCCACATCTCCTGGCTGCGGCGCAAGCTCGGCGAGACGGCCGCGAAGCCCCGGCTGCTGCACACCGTCCGCGGGGTCGGCGTCATGATGGTCGACCCGGAATGA